In the genome of Leptospira dzoumogneensis, one region contains:
- a CDS encoding OmpA family protein: MKPFLFRLTPVLLILFSLPIFSDAFYFPWEYNKLYNENATLRIELDSLRLRYRNEIENAKKEKLSLDSRIQSLEEQLAGEKSFREKDKELAAELIRALENQIALLKTKSGNKEKELIEENEKQSKKYQELISELKSELEKERLGCIRRMDELKREYESKIASLEARIKELEDSLSKLKNLNEDQKRELNRLAEQANELESKLSGEIAKGQIRVKRFHNRLVINIDDQISFDSGSAELKKQIFPALDKIKEILVKYPGNLIIVEGHTDNIPIRNKKFNDNWQLSTERALSVVRFLLESKNLDARNFSVAGYGEHQPIVSNDTPENRSLNRRVDIVLEPQSGKSH, from the coding sequence ATGAAACCTTTTCTTTTCCGACTTACTCCCGTTCTTCTAATCCTATTTTCTTTACCGATATTTTCGGACGCATTTTATTTCCCTTGGGAATACAATAAACTCTATAACGAGAATGCAACACTCCGGATCGAATTAGATTCTCTCAGACTCCGTTACAGAAATGAGATCGAAAACGCTAAAAAAGAAAAACTGAGCCTGGATTCCAGGATCCAGAGCCTAGAAGAACAACTCGCAGGAGAAAAGTCCTTTAGAGAGAAGGACAAGGAACTTGCAGCAGAGCTGATCCGAGCCCTGGAAAATCAGATCGCGCTTCTAAAGACCAAGAGCGGTAATAAAGAAAAAGAACTGATCGAAGAGAATGAAAAGCAGTCCAAAAAATACCAGGAATTGATCTCAGAATTAAAGTCCGAGCTGGAAAAAGAAAGACTCGGCTGCATTCGCAGGATGGACGAACTCAAAAGAGAATATGAGTCCAAAATTGCAAGCCTGGAAGCCCGCATCAAAGAGTTAGAAGATAGTCTTTCCAAACTTAAAAATTTGAACGAAGACCAAAAAAGAGAATTGAATCGTTTGGCAGAACAGGCAAACGAGCTGGAATCCAAACTTTCAGGTGAGATCGCTAAGGGACAGATCCGAGTAAAACGTTTTCATAATAGACTAGTCATCAATATAGATGACCAAATTTCTTTCGATTCAGGCTCCGCAGAATTAAAAAAGCAGATCTTTCCTGCTTTGGACAAGATCAAAGAGATCTTGGTAAAATATCCAGGCAACCTGATCATCGTAGAAGGTCATACGGATAATATTCCAATACGTAATAAAAAGTTTAACGATAACTGGCAATTGTCTACAGAGAGAGCGCTTTCAGTAGTTCGTTTCTTGTTAGAGAGTAAAAATCTGGACGCTAGGAACTTCTCCGTAGCAGGTTACGGGGAACACCAACCGATCGTTTCAAACGATACTCCTGAAAACCGTTCCTTAAACAGAAGAGTGGATATCGTTTTGGAACCTCAAAGCGGCAAGAGTCACTAA
- a CDS encoding LA_2219 family laminin/E-cadherin/plasminogen-binding protein produces the protein MFRVSVFRTFLAGFAVLYCLSFISCISSGGPTSHTPETPKGEVLPNPAGDSEEIIDEEGREVKISTADPISFQGLSKDSAEYFRVHITSESYQVRQIRGSKFIRRKVDKGGDALISEELVKYNRINFNDDGIILVILNGNTGAVETIRFNTRVPRINNLAKIIQNDVTRWSMEHSEEKPVVTKYQIHYTIKLENKSNTTRDTVKEELKGEVKKR, from the coding sequence ATGTTTCGTGTTTCGGTTTTCCGAACTTTTTTAGCCGGTTTTGCGGTTCTATATTGTTTATCATTCATTTCTTGTATCAGCTCCGGGGGACCGACTTCCCACACTCCGGAAACTCCAAAAGGAGAAGTTCTTCCCAATCCGGCAGGAGACAGCGAGGAGATCATAGACGAAGAAGGCAGGGAAGTGAAGATCAGTACCGCTGATCCTATTTCTTTCCAAGGCCTGTCCAAAGACAGTGCCGAATATTTCAGGGTGCATATCACAAGCGAGTCCTATCAGGTCAGACAGATCAGAGGTTCCAAGTTTATTCGCAGAAAAGTGGATAAGGGCGGAGATGCGCTCATCAGCGAAGAATTAGTAAAATATAATAGAATTAATTTCAACGACGATGGGATCATCTTAGTGATCCTGAACGGAAACACCGGCGCCGTAGAAACCATCCGTTTTAATACTAGAGTTCCTAGAATTAATAATCTGGCAAAAATTATCCAGAATGATGTGACTCGTTGGTCCATGGAACATTCCGAAGAGAAGCCGGTAGTTACTAAGTATCAAATTCACTATACTATCAAATTGGAAAATAAATCCAATACGACCAGGGATACGGTGAAAGAAGAACTGAAGGGAGAAGTGAAGAAGAGGTAA
- a CDS encoding cytochrome c → MKRILKLIGVLIILIPVSVIGFLYFKFPNAEPALEISAGNDPERIQRGKYLANHVSACMDCHSIRDWSKFSGPLVQETLGEGGEVFDQKIGFPGSFIAPNITPSALGKWTDGEILRAISSGINKEGDALFPVMPHPAYGQMDKEDLISIISYLRSLEPIEKKNPNSKPDFPFNLILRTIPSPAKFGQLPNKKDKVSYGKYLFVAAACTECHTKQDKGKPIVGMELAGGFEFPLGNGTKIISANLTPDKETGLGNWTEARFVKRFKSMELPKYKPHSIKEGEFQTIMPWTMYAGMTEEDLAAIFAYLQTVPAIKNKITN, encoded by the coding sequence ATGAAACGAATTTTGAAGCTTATTGGAGTATTGATCATCCTCATACCGGTTTCCGTGATTGGATTTTTATATTTTAAATTTCCGAATGCAGAACCTGCTCTTGAAATTTCCGCAGGAAACGATCCAGAGCGCATACAAAGAGGAAAATACCTCGCCAACCATGTATCTGCCTGTATGGATTGCCATTCTATCCGAGACTGGTCGAAATTTTCAGGACCATTGGTCCAGGAAACATTGGGAGAAGGTGGAGAAGTTTTTGACCAAAAGATTGGGTTTCCCGGCTCTTTTATCGCACCGAATATTACTCCGAGTGCATTGGGCAAATGGACGGACGGAGAAATTTTAAGAGCCATTTCCAGCGGGATCAATAAAGAAGGAGACGCGTTATTTCCGGTTATGCCTCACCCAGCATATGGGCAGATGGACAAAGAAGATCTAATTTCTATCATTTCTTATTTAAGAAGTTTGGAGCCGATAGAAAAGAAAAATCCTAATTCTAAGCCGGATTTTCCGTTTAACTTGATCTTAAGAACAATTCCTAGTCCTGCAAAATTCGGACAACTTCCTAATAAAAAAGATAAAGTTTCTTACGGAAAGTATCTATTCGTTGCAGCTGCTTGCACTGAGTGTCATACAAAACAGGATAAAGGAAAACCGATTGTCGGTATGGAACTTGCCGGAGGTTTTGAATTTCCCTTAGGAAACGGAACTAAAATTATATCCGCAAATCTGACTCCGGATAAAGAAACGGGACTAGGTAACTGGACAGAGGCTCGGTTTGTAAAAAGATTTAAGAGTATGGAACTTCCTAAATATAAACCTCACTCCATAAAAGAGGGAGAATTCCAAACGATTATGCCTTGGACAATGTATGCAGGAATGACTGAGGAAGATCTTGCAGCTATATTTGCTTATTTGCAAACCGTTCCGGCTATTAAAAATAAAATTACTAACTAA
- a CDS encoding acyl-CoA dehydrogenase family protein, protein MMKELREKLSSFPPGEFRSVYRSSLPDIAKAGLLNALKDGGFRKFHEKLILIPSFPHGIGVGVGLMAQTNVAGKILKLVIGSEEGASIKEEARQLALELQDRLVNGLGILGLGVSEPGWMGKLTNLKSTAKVLPSGEIEINFHKGFVTNGADAEGYLVVAKEEEQNRFGVFYIPRDFPGLKMEEVYLDVAREATHCKITGENFKLPSSYHFIKDYSKLGADIHLSEMLSAAVLFCGAIRKIVSDLSQGSESRERFAILGKLWDLSGLLYGKCLEISDKKDKDPNYKIEEDHPYGYEAILDECISILESIPNFDYKKEYPDLGLFCTIHPARSPVYIKNRLKQSKSWRKFGKETM, encoded by the coding sequence ATGATGAAAGAATTAAGAGAAAAACTTTCTTCCTTTCCTCCGGGAGAATTCAGATCCGTTTATAGATCTTCCCTGCCAGATATTGCAAAAGCGGGATTGTTGAATGCGTTAAAAGATGGCGGCTTCAGAAAATTTCACGAAAAGTTAATATTGATCCCTTCTTTTCCTCATGGTATAGGAGTGGGAGTGGGGTTGATGGCCCAGACAAATGTGGCCGGAAAGATCTTGAAATTGGTGATCGGTTCGGAAGAAGGAGCTTCTATCAAAGAAGAAGCCAGACAATTGGCATTAGAACTGCAAGACAGATTAGTAAACGGTCTTGGGATCTTAGGCCTGGGAGTAAGTGAACCTGGATGGATGGGGAAACTTACCAATCTAAAATCTACTGCAAAAGTACTTCCGAGCGGAGAAATAGAAATCAATTTTCATAAAGGGTTTGTGACCAACGGAGCGGACGCGGAAGGTTACCTGGTTGTAGCAAAAGAAGAAGAGCAGAATCGGTTCGGAGTATTTTATATCCCGAGAGATTTTCCCGGATTAAAAATGGAAGAAGTGTATCTGGATGTTGCCAGAGAAGCCACTCATTGTAAGATCACAGGTGAAAATTTTAAACTACCTTCTTCTTATCATTTTATAAAGGATTATTCCAAACTGGGAGCGGATATCCATCTTTCGGAAATGTTGTCTGCAGCGGTTCTATTCTGTGGGGCCATACGTAAGATTGTATCCGATCTAAGCCAAGGAAGTGAATCCAGAGAAAGATTTGCGATCCTAGGAAAACTCTGGGATCTAAGTGGCCTTCTATACGGAAAATGTTTGGAGATCTCAGATAAGAAGGACAAGGATCCGAATTATAAAATAGAAGAAGATCATCCATATGGATACGAAGCAATCCTGGACGAATGTATCTCTATCCTAGAATCTATTCCGAACTTCGATTATAAGAAAGAATATCCTGATCTAGGATTATTCTGCACAATCCATCCAGCCAGAAGTCCTGTTTATATCAAAAACAGACTGAAACAATCCAAAAGCTGGAGAAAATTCGGAAAAGAAACGATGTAG
- a CDS encoding NAD(P)-dependent alcohol dehydrogenase — protein sequence MKAIVYEKYGSSDVLQYKEVQKPVPKENEILVKVKAASVNAADWRMMKADPFLVRFYAGLFRPKKISTLGADVAGTVEAIGKNVTKFRPGDEVFGDVFASGFGAFAEYKCGKEEEFVLKPSNISFEEIAALPLAGMTALHSLRDFGKVEVGQKVLINGASGGVGTFAIQLAKYFGADTTAVCSTSKITQALALGADQVIDYTKEDFIESGKKYDLIVGVNGYRSLSEYKSVLNPKGRYVMAGGGTAQLFQALLLGPFISLRGSQKIIAASSEPNQKDLTFLSELMQSGKIKSVIDRRYKLEEVPQAIQYVEQGHAAGKVIITVS from the coding sequence ATGAAAGCAATTGTATACGAGAAGTACGGATCTTCCGATGTACTTCAATATAAAGAAGTCCAAAAGCCTGTTCCAAAAGAAAATGAGATCCTTGTAAAGGTCAAAGCTGCTTCCGTGAACGCCGCAGATTGGCGTATGATGAAAGCGGATCCTTTTTTAGTTCGTTTTTATGCAGGCCTTTTTAGACCTAAAAAGATCTCAACCTTAGGCGCAGATGTCGCCGGAACTGTGGAAGCTATCGGAAAGAATGTAACCAAATTCCGTCCAGGCGACGAAGTGTTCGGAGACGTTTTTGCAAGCGGCTTCGGTGCATTTGCCGAATACAAATGCGGTAAAGAAGAAGAGTTTGTTTTAAAACCTTCTAATATATCTTTCGAGGAAATAGCCGCTTTACCTTTAGCCGGAATGACCGCTTTACATTCTTTAAGAGATTTCGGTAAGGTAGAAGTAGGGCAAAAAGTTCTGATCAACGGAGCATCCGGAGGTGTTGGAACATTCGCGATACAACTCGCAAAATATTTCGGAGCAGATACTACCGCGGTTTGTAGCACTTCTAAAATAACGCAGGCATTAGCGTTAGGAGCCGATCAAGTAATCGATTATACCAAAGAAGACTTCATCGAAAGCGGAAAAAAATACGACCTAATAGTCGGTGTAAATGGATATCGTTCTCTTTCAGAATACAAGAGTGTCCTAAATCCGAAAGGAAGATATGTAATGGCTGGAGGAGGCACAGCTCAGTTATTCCAAGCCTTACTTTTGGGACCTTTCATTTCTCTAAGAGGTAGCCAAAAGATTATCGCTGCTTCTTCCGAGCCGAATCAAAAGGATCTTACTTTTTTATCCGAACTTATGCAGTCAGGTAAGATAAAATCGGTAATTGATAGACGATACAAATTGGAAGAAGTTCCACAAGCAATCCAATACGTTGAACAAGGCCACGCCGCCGGTAAAGTAATCATAACAGTATCATAA
- a CDS encoding antibiotic biosynthesis monooxygenase family protein, producing MQKVLIDTFIVPKKAEEEFFTRVKVNRNLIKSLPGFVQDSAYIREKTKDEFQFVTVAVWENEEAIDSAKKEVLASYQREGFDMPGMLQRLGISIERGIFEISKS from the coding sequence ATGCAAAAAGTTCTAATAGATACATTCATCGTTCCTAAAAAAGCAGAGGAAGAGTTTTTCACTCGAGTCAAGGTGAACCGAAACCTGATTAAAAGTCTTCCTGGGTTTGTGCAGGACTCCGCTTATATTCGAGAAAAAACTAAAGACGAATTCCAATTTGTAACTGTAGCAGTTTGGGAAAATGAAGAAGCAATTGACAGCGCTAAAAAGGAAGTTTTGGCATCTTACCAAAGAGAAGGTTTCGATATGCCGGGAATGTTACAAAGACTCGGAATTTCCATTGAAAGAGGGATTTTTGAAATATCTAAGAGTTAA
- a CDS encoding cation diffusion facilitator family transporter produces MEKDPNSSYNLEPFARQAILRPKRKDTLRSLVFAFFLSIGIFSWEIFGSAQSKSLALLADAGHVISDSFAFLLSIFAVLVSDKKPNAKMNFGFFRVEVFAAFLNSILISGISIFIIYEAIQRFRHQEEIVTESMLVFSLGTIGLNLISVWLLKRISADNINLRTAYLHVLNDLFGTIAVLVGAILIRLFAWTWIDPLLSLVLSLFILRAAIVILKESLLILLESSPTFDEWDHLKKDLLHIKGIDSLLSAHTWTLTKGIHACAFRVQITKESDPKKILKEAYELLRGEWKFEQIYLQLEDPSTTHTIDGIIAKTLHDIDSEEWGHHHHTHDHPAHHH; encoded by the coding sequence TTGGAAAAAGATCCTAATTCATCTTATAATTTAGAACCTTTTGCAAGGCAGGCTATTCTTCGTCCCAAAAGGAAGGATACATTACGCAGTTTAGTTTTTGCGTTCTTTCTTTCTATCGGGATCTTTTCCTGGGAAATATTCGGTTCCGCTCAAAGTAAAAGTTTGGCTCTTCTTGCAGACGCTGGCCATGTGATCTCCGACTCATTCGCCTTTTTATTAAGTATATTTGCGGTTTTAGTTTCCGACAAAAAACCGAATGCAAAAATGAACTTCGGATTCTTTAGGGTAGAAGTTTTTGCGGCATTTTTAAATTCGATTCTGATCTCCGGAATTTCTATCTTTATCATTTACGAAGCTATCCAAAGATTCCGTCACCAGGAAGAAATTGTTACCGAATCCATGTTGGTTTTCAGCTTAGGGACGATCGGTTTAAATCTGATCTCCGTTTGGCTTTTAAAAAGGATTTCTGCGGACAATATTAATCTTAGGACGGCTTATCTTCATGTTCTAAATGATCTATTCGGAACGATTGCAGTTTTAGTGGGCGCGATCCTGATCCGTCTATTTGCTTGGACCTGGATCGATCCTTTGCTCAGTTTGGTCCTTTCACTTTTTATTTTAAGAGCGGCTATTGTGATCCTAAAGGAAAGTCTTTTGATCCTTTTGGAATCTTCCCCTACTTTTGATGAATGGGATCATTTGAAAAAGGATCTGCTGCATATCAAAGGAATAGATTCGCTTCTTTCCGCACATACTTGGACCCTAACAAAAGGGATCCATGCTTGTGCGTTTAGAGTTCAGATCACTAAGGAATCCGATCCTAAAAAGATCTTAAAAGAAGCATATGAGCTTTTAAGAGGAGAATGGAAGTTCGAGCAGATCTATCTGCAATTAGAAGATCCTTCTACCACGCATACGATCGACGGGATTATCGCAAAAACTCTGCACGATATCGATTCGGAAGAATGGGGACATCATCACCATACTCATGATCATCCTGCACATCATCACTGA
- a CDS encoding helix-turn-helix domain-containing protein — translation MNIETFLPSKNLQPYIREFLIIGSEEGMQNRILPGSSLVISFRINGKITHKEENLESILPMSGITGLRRMPRLLEYSEKASTLLVIFKEGGAASFIKEPLHHLFELNLSLDHLISSKKISEIEEKLFQTKTNLEKISILEKFLISEWIENKQDNLVIDSIRKIRKYKGNLKIGDLLKGMPISRDSYEKRFREWIGTSPKQFSNQVRIRNIINSYSSKINLTEMAQDAGYFDQAHFIKDFKTFTGQTPKQFFKLSIPYW, via the coding sequence ATGAACATTGAGACATTTTTACCTAGTAAAAATTTACAACCGTATATCCGCGAATTCCTGATCATAGGAAGCGAAGAAGGTATGCAGAATAGAATTTTACCGGGATCCTCTTTAGTAATTTCATTCAGGATCAATGGAAAGATTACTCATAAGGAAGAAAATCTGGAAAGTATTCTTCCGATGTCGGGAATCACAGGACTTAGGCGAATGCCCAGGCTGCTCGAGTATTCCGAAAAAGCTTCCACCCTATTAGTCATTTTTAAAGAAGGTGGAGCTGCCAGTTTTATCAAAGAACCTCTCCATCATCTCTTCGAATTGAATCTTTCCTTAGATCATTTAATCTCTTCCAAAAAGATCTCGGAAATAGAAGAGAAACTTTTTCAGACAAAAACGAATCTAGAAAAGATCTCCATACTCGAAAAATTCCTAATCTCGGAATGGATAGAAAACAAACAGGATAATTTAGTTATCGATTCCATTCGAAAGATCAGAAAATATAAAGGAAATCTGAAAATCGGAGATTTGCTAAAAGGAATGCCGATCAGCAGGGATTCTTACGAAAAAAGATTTAGAGAATGGATCGGGACCAGCCCTAAACAATTTTCGAATCAAGTGCGGATCAGGAATATTATAAATTCTTATTCTTCTAAGATCAACTTAACGGAAATGGCCCAAGATGCAGGATATTTTGACCAGGCTCATTTCATCAAAGATTTTAAAACGTTCACAGGCCAGACACCGAAACAGTTCTTCAAACTTTCCATTCCGTACTGGTAA
- a CDS encoding cation-translocating P-type ATPase — protein sequence MPPAKEIVYKDLSFREASELLHKFGPNESKLEKTSFWKTILSIISEPMLFLLLACGFIYALLGDLEEAITLSIAVIAVISLTIFQKNKSEKALESLRKLSPLRAKVIREGKKIEIDSAFIVPGDLVFLAEGDKVPADGYLVDGLNLHSDESLLTGESIPVLKEETDPNSSGPYSESQKIYSGTKIVSGEGIFKVLFTGDSTFIGSIGKEMGEISESESPLQKEAKRFTTFFFLGALVVSVFLIYGLGIRNGNWIQSVLAALTFLMAVLPEEIPVVLSIFFSLGAWRISKSGVLTRKLNSIESLGAATVLCVDKTGTLTENQMKVKGLVSSAENPLFEFITSEVAEEFHLLLEFSILASKKDPFDPMEKAIRELGINLLYDTEHLHADWTLEKEYPLSPKLLALSYAWNSEEPGAFVIGTKGAPEAIFDLCHFSKEKTEHWEKITETYSLQGYRAIGVARSRIVNTSLPENQHDLTFEFLGLILLEDPIRETVPSSVSECIQAGIRVIIITGDHAGTAKAVASKIGLEDHQDSITGDELEKLTEEELDSKLDTVGIFSRIKPAQKLKIVRAFQKKGEIVAMTGDGVNDALALQAAHIGISMGKRGTDVAREASDLILLDDNFSSIVKSVFLGRRIYENIQKSISYILSVHIPIIGMSLLPAFTGDPIFFFPAHILVLELIIDPTCSIVFESLDLEKGDRYSSPRRKNSSLITISRFALSFSQGAIVLVVLLVSYFLLKQEGHNENQIRSFGFIFLVVSNFSLMLTNLSHQGGFISIFRSLHSSVFWIFFLAASALIASFQFEFSLRLFGFETIPLDWVLFSIGLGLISGLVWEIRKIRFFA from the coding sequence ATGCCCCCTGCCAAGGAGATTGTTTATAAAGATTTAAGTTTTAGAGAAGCGTCCGAACTTCTTCATAAGTTTGGACCAAATGAATCCAAACTAGAGAAAACGTCTTTCTGGAAGACAATACTCTCCATTATCTCGGAGCCGATGCTTTTCTTGCTATTGGCCTGCGGATTTATCTACGCGTTATTAGGAGATTTAGAAGAAGCGATCACCCTTTCCATTGCAGTGATCGCCGTAATTTCTCTCACAATCTTTCAAAAGAATAAGTCTGAAAAAGCTTTAGAATCCCTTCGAAAACTTTCTCCTTTACGAGCCAAGGTGATCCGAGAAGGAAAAAAAATAGAGATCGATTCGGCATTTATTGTGCCAGGCGATCTAGTCTTTTTAGCCGAAGGAGATAAGGTCCCCGCTGATGGATACTTAGTAGATGGATTAAATTTACACTCGGACGAATCTTTATTAACAGGTGAATCCATCCCGGTCCTAAAAGAAGAGACTGATCCAAATAGCTCAGGACCTTATTCCGAATCCCAAAAAATTTATTCCGGAACAAAGATAGTCTCAGGAGAAGGTATTTTCAAAGTATTATTCACCGGTGATTCCACTTTTATAGGTTCTATCGGAAAAGAAATGGGAGAAATTTCGGAATCGGAAAGTCCTCTACAAAAAGAAGCCAAAAGATTCACTACATTCTTCTTTTTAGGCGCCTTAGTAGTTTCCGTTTTTCTAATCTATGGTCTTGGGATACGGAACGGGAATTGGATACAGTCGGTATTGGCTGCTCTTACTTTTTTAATGGCAGTATTGCCGGAAGAGATACCTGTTGTTCTAAGTATCTTCTTCTCTTTAGGAGCTTGGAGAATTTCCAAAAGTGGAGTTTTGACAAGAAAACTGAACTCCATTGAATCATTGGGAGCAGCAACTGTATTATGTGTGGATAAAACTGGAACCCTGACTGAAAACCAAATGAAAGTGAAGGGTTTGGTTTCTTCTGCGGAAAATCCTTTATTCGAATTTATAACTTCGGAGGTGGCGGAGGAATTTCATCTGCTGTTGGAGTTCTCAATTCTTGCTTCTAAAAAAGATCCTTTCGATCCAATGGAAAAAGCGATCCGTGAATTAGGGATCAATCTTCTATACGATACGGAACATCTACATGCGGATTGGACATTAGAAAAAGAATACCCTCTTTCTCCTAAATTACTGGCACTCAGTTATGCTTGGAATTCGGAAGAACCCGGGGCATTTGTGATCGGGACCAAAGGTGCTCCAGAAGCGATATTCGATCTTTGCCATTTTTCAAAGGAAAAAACGGAGCATTGGGAGAAGATCACCGAAACATATTCCTTACAAGGATACAGGGCAATCGGAGTCGCAAGGTCCAGGATCGTAAATACTTCTCTTCCTGAAAACCAACATGATCTTACATTCGAATTTTTGGGGTTGATCTTATTAGAAGACCCGATCCGAGAAACTGTACCTTCTTCCGTTTCCGAATGTATCCAAGCAGGGATCAGGGTCATTATAATAACGGGAGACCATGCAGGAACGGCAAAGGCAGTAGCCTCTAAGATTGGATTAGAAGATCATCAGGACAGTATAACCGGAGATGAATTAGAAAAACTCACTGAAGAGGAACTGGATTCTAAACTAGATACGGTAGGTATTTTTTCCAGGATCAAACCGGCGCAGAAATTAAAGATAGTAAGAGCATTCCAAAAAAAGGGAGAAATAGTGGCGATGACCGGAGATGGGGTAAATGATGCCCTCGCTCTGCAAGCGGCTCATATCGGGATCTCTATGGGAAAAAGAGGTACGGATGTAGCAAGAGAAGCATCTGATCTTATACTACTAGATGATAATTTTTCCTCCATAGTGAAATCCGTATTTTTAGGAAGAAGGATCTATGAAAACATACAAAAGAGTATCTCTTATATTCTATCAGTTCATATCCCGATCATCGGAATGTCTTTATTGCCTGCTTTTACCGGCGATCCTATCTTCTTCTTTCCGGCACATATCTTAGTATTGGAGTTAATTATAGATCCGACCTGTTCCATTGTTTTCGAGTCATTGGATCTAGAAAAGGGAGATCGTTATTCCAGTCCGAGAAGAAAGAATTCTAGTCTGATTACAATCTCTAGATTCGCACTTTCCTTTTCCCAGGGAGCAATCGTTCTAGTAGTATTACTAGTTTCCTATTTCTTGCTAAAACAAGAAGGTCATAACGAAAACCAAATCAGATCTTTCGGTTTTATTTTTTTAGTCGTATCCAATTTCAGTTTAATGCTTACGAATTTATCCCATCAAGGTGGATTTATTTCTATTTTTAGATCTTTGCATTCCAGTGTTTTCTGGATTTTCTTTTTAGCGGCTTCCGCATTGATCGCAAGTTTCCAATTTGAATTCAGCCTTAGATTATTCGGATTCGAAACAATACCTTTAGATTGGGTATTGTTCTCTATCGGGTTAGGACTTATTTCAGGTCTTGTTTGGGAAATCAGAAAGATCCGATTTTTTGCTTGA
- the mgtE gene encoding magnesium transporter encodes MDETNSTKESSSLKANPQSADWMDSFLEKIEKKDNKFLLSFTSSNHPADIAEVLEKLDIDDAFYIFKLCDSEQQSEILVEFDEDLQADLISRLNMKEISPIVENLEPDDVTNLISEIPKDKAEEILNSLDREDSSQIRKQLNFREYTAGRLMTTEFASAYETDTVRKAIIKLRRVAKETDDIYLLYVTDAENHLKGFIKLKDLFLAPLNQKASRLVKEEVFSIHYDTDQEEVARIFRKYDLVSAAVVDDLDRIIGRITVDDILDIVQEEASEDILRMAGVSEEERLNTSIWDSIRRRLVWLVFNLGTATLASTMVSFFENTIQSLVFLAALMPIVAGMGGNAGTQSITVVVRNIATGDLSASNWTTAFRKESLIGLINGITIGSITGLAVYFFFGKPALGIVIFLAMLANLIVAALVGACVPMGLKLLKIDPAIASSIFVTMTTDTFGFFCFLGLATLFLQYLV; translated from the coding sequence ATGGACGAAACAAATAGCACAAAGGAATCTTCTTCCCTGAAGGCAAATCCACAATCCGCGGATTGGATGGATTCATTCCTAGAAAAGATAGAAAAAAAGGACAATAAATTCCTTCTCAGTTTCACTTCTTCCAATCACCCGGCGGATATCGCCGAAGTCCTGGAAAAGCTGGATATCGACGATGCATTCTATATATTTAAACTTTGCGATTCTGAGCAACAATCCGAGATCCTAGTCGAGTTCGACGAGGATCTGCAGGCTGATTTGATCTCTCGTCTGAATATGAAGGAGATCTCTCCTATCGTCGAAAATCTGGAACCGGACGACGTTACGAACCTGATCTCCGAGATCCCAAAGGACAAGGCAGAGGAAATCCTAAATTCCTTGGATCGTGAAGATTCTTCTCAGATCCGAAAACAACTGAATTTTAGGGAATACACTGCAGGTCGTTTGATGACTACGGAATTCGCCTCCGCATACGAGACGGATACAGTCAGAAAAGCGATCATCAAATTGAGAAGGGTGGCTAAAGAAACGGATGATATCTACCTTCTCTATGTAACTGACGCTGAGAATCATCTAAAAGGATTTATAAAACTTAAGGATCTATTTCTTGCACCTCTCAACCAAAAGGCGAGCAGGCTCGTAAAAGAAGAAGTTTTCTCCATTCATTATGATACGGACCAGGAAGAAGTCGCCCGTATATTCCGAAAATACGACTTAGTTTCCGCAGCAGTGGTGGACGATCTGGACCGGATCATAGGCAGGATCACGGTAGACGATATCTTGGATATCGTTCAGGAAGAGGCTTCCGAGGATATTTTGAGGATGGCAGGGGTTTCCGAAGAGGAGAGGTTAAACACTTCTATCTGGGATTCTATCCGAAGAAGACTGGTTTGGTTGGTATTTAATTTAGGGACCGCAACACTTGCTTCTACTATGGTCTCTTTTTTCGAAAATACGATCCAGTCCTTGGTATTTCTTGCGGCTCTTATGCCAATAGTTGCAGGTATGGGTGGGAATGCCGGAACTCAATCTATCACCGTGGTGGTCCGAAATATCGCAACTGGAGATCTAAGTGCCTCCAACTGGACGACTGCATTCCGAAAGGAAAGTTTGATCGGACTTATCAACGGGATCACGATCGGGTCGATTACAGGGCTTGCGGTGTATTTTTTCTTCGGTAAACCTGCGCTTGGGATTGTTATATTTTTAGCTATGCTTGCGAATTTGATCGTGGCTGCTTTGGTGGGTGCCTGCGTTCCTATGGGTTTAAAACTCTTAAAAATAGATCCGGCGATCGCATCTTCCATATTTGTTACGATGACAACGGATACGTTTGGCTTCTTCTGTTTCCTGGGGCTTGCCACACTGTTCTTGCAATATTTGGTATAG